A single window of Castor canadensis chromosome 3, mCasCan1.hap1v2, whole genome shotgun sequence DNA harbors:
- the LOC109697233 gene encoding protein FAM177A1 isoform X3, whose amino-acid sequence MDREPAGRAEGEAVAAAGAAAAVAFGDAARQMSNERGFETVELGVIGKKKKVPRRVIHFVSGETMEEYSTDEDEVDGLEKKDVLPTVDPTKLTWGPYLWFYMLRAATSTLSVCDFLGEKIASVLGVSTPKYQYAIDEYYRMKKEEEEEEEENRMSEEAERQYQQNKLHTESIVQTDQPETGVSSSFVNINFEMEEDCEAIKESKQNPVSVPP is encoded by the exons ATGGACAGGGAGCCGGCGGGCCGTGCAGAAGGAGAAGCAGTGGCAGCGGCGGGAGCCGCGGCCGCCGTGGCGTTCGGGGACGCGGCGCGGCAG ATGAGTAATGAAAGAGGCTTTGAAACTGTAGAACTGGGAGTcataggaaaaaagaagaaagtcccAAGGAGAGTTATCCACTTTGTTAGTGGTGAGACAATGGAAGAATACAGCACAGATGAAGATGAAGTTGATGGCCTAGAGAAGAAAGATGTTTTGCCTACTGTTGATCCG ACAAAACTTACCTGGGGCCCCTACTTATGGTTTTACATGCTTCGGGCTGCCACATCAACCCTCTCAG TTTGTGACTTTCTTGGAGAGAAGATTGCATCTGTTTTGGGTGTCAGCACCCCAAAATACCAATATGCCATTGATGAGTATTACCGGATGAAGAAGGAG gaagaagaagaagaagaagaaaacaggatgtctgaagaagcagaaagacagTATCAACAAAATAAGCTGCACACTGAGTCCATTGTTCAGACAGATCAACCAGAAACAGGGGTATCCAGTTCATTTGTgaatattaattttgaaatggAGGAAGACTGTGAAGCAATtaaggaaagcaaacaaaacccagtCTCTGTCCCACCATAG